One genomic region from Anabaena sp. PCC 7108 encodes:
- the mgtE gene encoding magnesium transporter, with translation MLTQDVRNSLDIADLNQLKCDLNCLQPVDVGEYISQLPEKQRAIAFRLLNKPQAIDVFEYLPTEVQEELINSLHDAQVVHLVEEMSPDERAELFDELPAGVVKRLLQQLSNEQRQATATILGYPEGTAGRVMTTEYVRLREGLTVGEALSKIRLQDEDKETIYYAYVTDDNRTLVSVVSLRQLLFTFPDVLIKDIASSHVVKVKTETLQEEVARIMQRYDLIAMPVVDREDRLVGIITIDDVVDILEEEATEDIQKLAGVSGDEEALSPAHITIRKRLPWLLGIMGLYIGAASAIAPFQQVIAAVPVLAVIMPIFSNTGGTVGIQALTVTIRGLGVGEVTPEDTGKILRKELLAGLGTAVALGLTMIALSLIWAKPQERWVALVAGAVMATNTMVAVTLGTLLPMGLRHLKLDPALMSGPLVTTLLDTIGFLTFLSMISIALNVFHLQH, from the coding sequence ATGCTGACACAAGACGTTCGCAATTCTTTAGATATTGCTGACTTAAACCAATTGAAATGTGATTTAAACTGCTTGCAACCAGTGGATGTGGGGGAATACATCTCACAATTACCTGAAAAACAGCGAGCAATCGCATTTCGTCTGCTCAACAAGCCTCAGGCCATAGATGTTTTTGAATATCTACCCACAGAAGTACAGGAAGAATTAATCAATTCCCTCCATGATGCCCAGGTAGTACACCTCGTTGAAGAAATGAGTCCCGATGAACGGGCAGAATTATTTGATGAACTACCAGCAGGAGTAGTCAAACGGTTATTACAACAACTTAGTAACGAACAAAGACAAGCTACCGCGACAATTCTTGGCTATCCTGAAGGGACTGCAGGCCGAGTAATGACAACTGAATACGTGCGGTTACGAGAAGGTTTAACAGTCGGTGAAGCCTTAAGTAAAATCCGCCTTCAAGACGAAGATAAGGAAACAATTTACTATGCCTATGTTACGGATGATAATCGCACTTTAGTCAGTGTTGTTTCTTTGCGTCAGCTATTATTTACCTTTCCCGATGTTTTAATTAAAGATATTGCTAGTTCCCACGTTGTCAAAGTTAAAACAGAAACCTTACAGGAAGAAGTCGCCCGAATTATGCAGCGTTACGACTTAATCGCCATGCCTGTAGTTGACAGGGAAGATCGATTAGTCGGTATTATTACGATTGATGATGTCGTCGATATTTTAGAAGAAGAAGCCACAGAAGATATCCAAAAATTGGCAGGGGTAAGTGGTGATGAAGAAGCTTTATCTCCCGCACACATCACAATTCGGAAACGGTTGCCTTGGTTATTGGGGATTATGGGATTGTATATTGGTGCTGCCAGTGCGATCGCTCCCTTTCAACAAGTCATCGCTGCTGTACCAGTTCTCGCTGTGATTATGCCCATATTTTCCAATACAGGTGGGACTGTAGGTATACAAGCTTTAACAGTCACCATTCGCGGTTTAGGAGTGGGTGAAGTCACACCCGAAGATACTGGAAAAATTCTCCGCAAAGAACTTTTAGCCGGTTTAGGAACAGCTGTCGCTTTAGGTCTAACGATGATTGCCCTTTCCCTAATTTGGGCTAAACCCCAAGAAAGATGGGTAGCTTTAGTTGCGGGGGCAGTTATGGCTACAAATACAATGGTGGCTGTTACTCTGGGAACTCTGCTACCAATGGGTTTGAGGCATCTCAAACTAGATCCAGCTTTAATGAGTGGTCCATTAGTGACAACACTCCTGGATACCATCGGCTTTTTAACCTTTCTCAGTATGATTTCTATTGCTTTAAATGTGTTTCATTTACAACATTAA
- a CDS encoding DUF4363 family protein, with product MKRLIYIIPITAISLLTLVGCNSAEQSTTETPTATETTGGTKVSATPGATQGGFDSLSSVVSKTKAAVEAGKFDTAQQEFDKFEDYWSKVEDGVKTKSSKTYNAIEDTVTQVKGDLKAKDKAKALKQLQILNTNIATASKG from the coding sequence ATGAAACGCTTAATCTACATTATTCCCATAACGGCAATTAGTTTACTGACATTAGTAGGCTGCAACAGCGCAGAACAATCTACTACTGAAACTCCCACTGCTACTGAAACAACTGGGGGAACAAAAGTATCTGCTACTCCTGGTGCTACCCAGGGAGGTTTTGATAGTTTAAGCAGCGTAGTTTCAAAAACAAAAGCTGCGGTGGAAGCTGGCAAATTTGACACGGCTCAACAAGAATTTGATAAATTTGAAGACTATTGGTCTAAAGTTGAAGATGGTGTCAAAACTAAATCTTCAAAAACTTATAATGCGATAGAAGATACTGTTACCCAGGTGAAGGGTGATCTGAAAGCAAAAGATAAAGCAAAAGCTCTTAAGCAATTACAGATACTGAATACAAATATAGCCACTGCTTCCAAAGGGTGA
- a CDS encoding serine/threonine-protein kinase, whose protein sequence is MIGKLLDHRYQVIRILATGGFGQTYIAQDTRRPGHPICVVKHLKPNSTDPKIFETAKRLFNNEAETLEKLGNHDQIPRLLAYFDENQEFFLVQEYIDGHTLNEELIPGQPWNESQVIQLLLEVLGILEFVHQEGVIHRDIKPDNIIRRAADYRLVLVDFGAVKQLSSPLVTAGGQLTATVAIGTPGYMPTEQGQGKPRPNSDIYALGIIAIQALTGVSAKQLQEDPNTGEILWQHFIPVNYRLAEILSKMVRYHFKDRYQTATEALQVCRELLNLTSASSAYSASPKQISYQPPKPSSQVFSQHTVAIAPANPVVSKPVRKDCSSQPDPLPLLIGILLAGGAAALVTNLYPNVKNVAANWTGNNSTSAKNCSATVAANSNIRSEPSAINSDNILKTVGEDSGFDVSGKRTKRGWIQVKLKSGRLAWAHSDVITNQEQWIACLRDQGVSIQTVEDSPLIASRPIPVVTPGTETAVKSTSQPESAPVSANQEKIVETARRKFESGDLPGAIAILRSIPANAASGIKETVEIINQWQSDWAKAEALANEINQAIDNGQWDKVLAYRDHPEKLPNIKYWQDKLEPMFKQAAENVAKQAIYEKSNQVNQNTSHQKIKASDDKTPTPQENNHNDLTN, encoded by the coding sequence ATGATAGGCAAATTATTAGACCATCGATACCAAGTCATACGCATTTTGGCAACGGGAGGATTTGGTCAAACCTATATTGCCCAAGATACCAGACGGCCAGGTCATCCTATCTGTGTTGTTAAACACCTCAAACCGAACAGCACTGACCCCAAAATTTTTGAAACGGCTAAACGTCTATTTAACAACGAAGCCGAAACTTTAGAAAAACTGGGTAATCATGATCAAATACCCCGTTTACTGGCTTATTTTGACGAAAACCAAGAATTTTTCCTAGTCCAAGAATATATTGACGGACATACCCTGAATGAGGAACTGATACCCGGTCAACCTTGGAATGAAAGCCAGGTTATACAACTGTTGCTAGAAGTTCTGGGTATTTTGGAATTTGTTCATCAAGAAGGTGTTATTCACCGCGATATCAAGCCAGATAATATCATCCGTCGTGCTGCTGACTATAGATTAGTTTTAGTAGATTTTGGCGCAGTTAAACAATTAAGCTCTCCATTAGTTACTGCTGGGGGACAACTTACCGCTACAGTGGCTATTGGTACACCGGGTTATATGCCTACCGAACAAGGACAAGGTAAACCCCGTCCTAATAGTGATATTTATGCTCTTGGTATTATTGCTATTCAAGCATTAACAGGAGTCTCAGCCAAGCAATTACAAGAAGATCCGAATACAGGTGAAATCCTCTGGCAACATTTTATTCCTGTGAACTACCGCTTGGCAGAAATCCTCAGTAAGATGGTGCGTTATCACTTCAAAGACCGCTACCAAACTGCTACGGAAGCATTGCAAGTCTGTAGAGAGTTGTTAAATCTTACTTCTGCATCTTCTGCATATTCAGCGTCTCCCAAACAAATTAGCTACCAACCCCCCAAACCCTCATCTCAAGTATTTTCACAGCATACGGTAGCTATTGCTCCCGCTAATCCGGTAGTTAGCAAACCTGTTCGTAAAGACTGTTCTAGCCAACCTGATCCATTACCTTTATTAATTGGCATTTTATTGGCAGGTGGTGCAGCTGCTTTGGTAACAAATTTGTATCCCAATGTGAAAAATGTAGCTGCTAATTGGACAGGGAACAACAGCACATCAGCTAAAAACTGCTCGGCTACGGTGGCGGCTAATTCTAATATCCGCTCTGAACCGAGTGCGATTAATTCTGATAATATTTTGAAAACTGTCGGTGAGGACAGTGGGTTCGATGTGAGTGGTAAACGGACGAAACGAGGCTGGATACAAGTTAAGCTCAAATCTGGACGTTTGGCTTGGGCGCACTCGGATGTCATTACTAATCAAGAACAATGGATTGCTTGCTTACGAGATCAAGGGGTTTCTATTCAAACTGTGGAAGACAGTCCCTTAATTGCATCTCGACCTATTCCTGTAGTGACTCCTGGGACGGAAACGGCAGTAAAATCGACTTCTCAACCTGAATCAGCCCCTGTTAGTGCCAATCAGGAGAAAATTGTCGAAACAGCTAGACGGAAGTTTGAATCAGGAGATTTGCCTGGTGCGATCGCTATACTCAGATCAATCCCTGCTAATGCTGCTTCTGGAATTAAAGAAACAGTCGAAATTATTAATCAATGGCAAAGTGATTGGGCAAAGGCAGAAGCGCTGGCTAATGAAATTAATCAAGCTATTGATAACGGCCAATGGGATAAAGTTCTAGCTTATCGAGATCATCCAGAAAAGTTACCCAATATAAAATATTGGCAAGATAAATTAGAACCAATGTTTAAACAAGCCGCAGAAAATGTTGCTAAACAGGCTATATATGAGAAAAGTAACCAAGTCAATCAAAATACTTCTCACCAAAAAATAAAAGCATCCGATGATAAAACACCAACTCCTCAAGAAAACAATCACAACGATTTGACAAATTAA
- a CDS encoding NADPH-dependent F420 reductase, translated as MKIAFIGIGNVGAALGDRLQKLGHDVTIAARDPQSKSVQEALARNSALKVESPTTAVSTAEVVFLATPFPAINSALTPLQSALDGKILVDCTNPVSAGLKHGLDSKISGSETIQQIVPHAYVVKAFTIYGYENFENSQYPGYGDLQPAMLIAGDDLTAKKTVADLCSQLGWEAVDTGNLSMSLHLEHMTLLWIKMARVQGLGVDFTWAMLKR; from the coding sequence ATGAAAATTGCATTTATTGGTATTGGTAATGTGGGTGCAGCACTTGGCGATCGCTTACAAAAATTAGGCCATGATGTAACTATAGCTGCCCGTGACCCGCAATCAAAATCAGTTCAGGAAGCTTTAGCACGCAATTCTGCCCTGAAAGTCGAGTCACCCACCACAGCAGTTAGTACCGCAGAAGTTGTATTTCTCGCTACACCTTTTCCTGCGATCAATTCTGCTCTTACCCCACTGCAATCTGCTCTTGATGGTAAAATTCTAGTGGATTGCACTAACCCTGTAAGTGCTGGATTAAAGCATGGTTTAGATAGCAAAATTTCTGGTAGTGAAACCATACAACAGATAGTTCCCCACGCTTATGTAGTCAAAGCCTTTACCATTTATGGCTATGAGAACTTTGAAAATAGTCAGTATCCCGGTTATGGTGATTTGCAACCAGCAATGTTAATCGCTGGTGATGATTTAACCGCTAAAAAAACAGTGGCTGACCTATGCTCTCAATTGGGTTGGGAAGCAGTTGATACAGGTAATCTGTCCATGAGTCTTCATCTTGAACATATGACTTTACTCTGGATTAAAATGGCCAGAGTCCAGGGATTAGGAGTAGATTTTACCTGGGCAATGTTAAAACGATAA
- the trpA gene encoding tryptophan synthase subunit alpha has product MTAISRCFETLRRNQECALIPFITAGDPDLETTAKALQILDRSGADIIELGVPYSDPLADGPVIQAAATRALERGTTLDRVLEMLQATTPSLKAPIILFTYYNPILHRGIEKFLQQIQAAGVAGLVVPDLPLEEAGGLLQPASEVGIDLTLLVAPTSSAQRIEAIARASQGFIYLVSVTGVTGMRSQMESRVSDLLTQIRKVTDKPIGVGFGISDIEQARQVQEWGADAAIVGSAIVKRLAEGTPEEGLSAIAQFCQNLKTAIKTSS; this is encoded by the coding sequence ATGACTGCAATTTCTCGTTGTTTTGAAACCCTGAGACGGAATCAAGAGTGCGCTCTGATTCCGTTTATTACTGCCGGTGATCCTGATTTAGAAACCACTGCTAAGGCTTTACAAATTTTAGATCGCTCTGGAGCGGATATTATTGAGTTAGGTGTTCCCTATTCTGACCCTTTGGCAGATGGTCCCGTGATTCAAGCAGCAGCTACTCGCGCTTTGGAGCGTGGTACTACTTTGGATCGGGTGCTGGAAATGCTACAAGCAACTACTCCCAGTTTAAAAGCACCAATTATTTTATTTACCTATTACAACCCAATTTTACATCGAGGAATTGAAAAGTTTCTCCAGCAAATTCAGGCGGCTGGTGTAGCGGGTTTAGTAGTTCCTGATTTACCTTTAGAAGAAGCAGGAGGATTGTTGCAACCAGCGAGTGAGGTGGGAATAGATTTAACTCTGTTGGTGGCTCCTACAAGTTCTGCCCAGAGGATTGAAGCGATCGCTCGTGCTTCTCAAGGATTTATCTATTTGGTCAGTGTGACTGGGGTAACAGGAATGCGATCGCAAATGGAAAGCCGAGTTTCCGATTTACTCACACAAATTCGCAAGGTTACAGATAAACCTATCGGCGTGGGCTTTGGTATTTCTGACATAGAACAAGCTCGTCAAGTCCAGGAATGGGGCGCAGATGCCGCAATTGTCGGTAGTGCTATTGTCAAGCGGTTAGCAGAAGGAACACCCGAAGAAGGACTCAGTGCGATCGCTCAATTTTGCCAAAATTTGAAGACAGCTATCAAAACTTCCTCTTGA
- a CDS encoding DUF3007 family protein yields the protein MRRIDAIGIGLGVFVAGGLAYAGLQLIGLDGQNAGIWSQFLLVVGLIGWLATYLFRAGGKKMTYHQQREEYEKAFLQKRLDELTPEELAKIQAEIELGDR from the coding sequence ATGCGACGCATTGATGCAATCGGAATTGGCTTAGGTGTTTTTGTGGCTGGTGGCTTGGCTTATGCAGGATTGCAGCTAATCGGTTTAGATGGTCAGAATGCTGGTATTTGGAGCCAATTCTTACTGGTTGTTGGCTTGATAGGCTGGTTAGCCACATATCTTTTCCGTGCAGGGGGTAAAAAAATGACCTACCATCAACAACGGGAAGAATATGAAAAAGCTTTCCTGCAAAAGCGACTAGATGAACTCACTCCTGAAGAATTAGCAAAAATTCAAGCTGAAATAGAATTAGGTGACAGGTGA
- the ndhL gene encoding NAD(P)H-quinone oxidoreductase subunit L, whose translation MVVALLYLILAGAYLLVVPMVVMLYLKLRWYTASSIERGFMYFLVFFFFPGLLLLSPIVNLRPRRRQIV comes from the coding sequence ATGGTTGTAGCGCTACTGTATCTGATTTTGGCCGGAGCTTATCTTCTGGTAGTACCAATGGTTGTAATGCTTTATCTAAAGCTGCGTTGGTACACAGCAAGCTCTATAGAGCGTGGGTTTATGTACTTTTTAGTGTTCTTCTTCTTTCCGGGTTTGTTGCTGCTTTCCCCGATTGTGAATTTGCGACCCCGGCGTAGACAAATTGTTTAA
- a CDS encoding DUF4276 family protein: MKTVLETILPKLIPEHISYICISHQGKQDLTKSIPKKIKAFNFQPETKFIIVHDQDSHDCKKLKSELLEICQNAGNQNILIRIICHELESWFLGDLVAVEKAYGLKPESLSQQQNKSKFRNPDQLNSAKEELRKLVPEYYPGTHSKAIAPYLSLTENKSRSFQVFLDGINKILN; this comes from the coding sequence ATGAAAACTGTACTAGAGACTATTCTTCCAAAATTAATTCCTGAGCATATTAGCTATATTTGTATCTCTCATCAAGGCAAACAGGATCTTACCAAATCAATTCCTAAGAAGATCAAAGCCTTTAATTTTCAACCTGAAACAAAATTTATCATTGTTCATGATCAAGATTCCCATGACTGTAAAAAACTCAAATCAGAACTTTTAGAAATTTGTCAAAATGCAGGAAACCAAAATATACTAATACGTATAATATGTCATGAATTAGAATCTTGGTTTTTGGGTGATTTAGTCGCAGTTGAAAAAGCTTATGGACTAAAACCTGAAAGTTTGAGTCAACAACAAAATAAAAGCAAGTTTCGTAACCCCGATCAACTCAATTCCGCGAAAGAGGAACTCAGAAAGTTAGTTCCAGAATATTACCCCGGTACTCACTCCAAAGCTATTGCGCCCTATTTATCCTTGACTGAAAACAAATCTCGTAGTTTTCAAGTTTTTCTCGATGGCATCAACAAAATTCTCAACTAG
- a CDS encoding AAA family ATPase: protein MKIVSIKIKNYRAFEFLEIREIPTFCVIIGANGTGKSTLFDIFGFLRDALKNNIRQALQIRGGFNEVVTRGKEQEDIEIELKFRMKILETERLVTYILIVGQEEKRPLVKREILRYKRGEYGSPYHFLDFQKGKGYAITNEENFEQTDEELEREEQQLESSDILAIKGLGQFQRFKAASAFRSLIENWHVSDFHISDARGSKDVSYAEHLTPTGDNMAVVAQYIYQNHSDIFQAILNKMKERVPGISKVEAKETEDGRLILKFQDQAFKDPFIDRYVSDGTMKMFAYLILLFDPKPHPLLCVEEPENQLYPSLLHELAEEFASYAHRGGQVFVSTHSPDFLNAVPLESIFWLTKEQGITKIFRASDNETLNNLVKAGDLPGYLWNQGWFEGVAP, encoded by the coding sequence ATGAAAATTGTTTCTATAAAAATTAAAAATTATCGAGCCTTTGAATTTCTAGAAATCAGAGAAATTCCCACCTTTTGCGTCATCATCGGAGCCAATGGTACAGGTAAATCTACCCTATTCGATATTTTTGGCTTTCTCCGCGATGCCCTAAAAAATAACATTCGTCAAGCCCTTCAGATCCGAGGTGGATTTAATGAAGTCGTCACCAGAGGCAAAGAACAAGAAGATATCGAAATAGAACTAAAATTCCGCATGAAAATTCTGGAGACAGAGCGCCTTGTTACTTATATTTTAATTGTTGGACAAGAAGAAAAACGACCCTTAGTTAAAAGAGAAATTCTTCGGTACAAACGCGGCGAATACGGTTCTCCCTATCACTTTCTCGACTTCCAGAAAGGTAAAGGTTATGCGATCACCAATGAAGAAAATTTTGAACAAACTGACGAAGAATTAGAACGCGAAGAACAACAACTCGAATCTAGCGACATCTTAGCAATTAAAGGATTGGGGCAATTTCAACGCTTCAAAGCTGCTAGTGCCTTTCGTTCACTAATTGAAAATTGGCACGTTTCCGACTTCCATATCAGCGATGCCAGAGGTAGCAAAGATGTATCCTATGCCGAACACCTCACTCCTACAGGTGATAATATGGCAGTGGTTGCTCAATATATTTATCAAAACCATTCTGACATTTTTCAAGCTATTCTCAACAAAATGAAAGAAAGAGTTCCCGGTATTTCTAAAGTAGAAGCAAAAGAAACAGAAGACGGTAGACTAATTCTCAAATTTCAAGACCAAGCTTTTAAAGATCCCTTCATTGATCGCTATGTTTCTGATGGCACAATGAAAATGTTTGCCTATTTAATTCTACTCTTCGATCCTAAACCCCATCCTTTACTATGCGTCGAAGAACCCGAAAACCAACTTTATCCTAGTTTGCTTCACGAACTTGCTGAAGAATTTGCCAGTTATGCCCACAGAGGTGGACAAGTCTTTGTCTCTACCCACTCCCCCGACTTTCTTAATGCTGTTCCCCTAGAAAGTATTTTCTGGTTGACAAAAGAACAAGGAATTACCAAAATTTTTCGAGCCAGTGATAATGAAACTCTGAATAACTTAGTGAAAGCAGGAGATTTACCCGGATATCTCTGGAATCAAGGCTGGTTTGAAGGAGTCGCCCCCTGA
- a CDS encoding Uma2 family endonuclease — protein MIAAKDKPTNLTPEEYFTWEEKQLEKHELIDGQVYAMSGGSVNHGRIAIRFTSMFDAHLENSGCITGNSDIKVNIVETNNYTYPDASVTCDERDKNTSNYFTYPCLIVEVLSKTTEAYDRGSKFRMYQNNAVLKDYLLVSSTSIEIDLYHKNDAGQWMIINYGEGDIIELKSINLSFPIEQVYRGLTLEPGNEE, from the coding sequence GTGATCGCAGCCAAAGACAAACCCACAAACTTAACCCCCGAAGAATATTTCACTTGGGAAGAAAAGCAACTAGAAAAACACGAACTGATCGACGGTCAAGTTTATGCCATGAGCGGTGGTAGCGTCAATCACGGTCGTATTGCTATCCGCTTCACCTCCATGTTTGATGCCCATTTAGAGAATAGTGGTTGTATAACTGGGAATTCTGATATCAAGGTTAATATTGTCGAGACGAATAACTATACCTATCCAGATGCGAGTGTAACTTGCGATGAACGAGATAAAAATACTTCCAACTATTTTACCTATCCTTGCTTAATCGTTGAAGTTCTCTCCAAAACTACCGAAGCCTATGATCGCGGTAGCAAGTTCAGAATGTATCAAAATAACGCCGTATTGAAAGATTACCTATTGGTTAGTTCCACCAGCATCGAAATCGACCTGTATCACAAAAATGATGCGGGACAATGGATGATTATTAATTATGGAGAAGGCGACATCATTGAACTAAAGAGCATTAATCTCAGTTTCCCCATAGAACAAGTCTATCGCGGTTTAACCCTTGAGCCAGGCAATGAGGAATAA
- a CDS encoding lysylphosphatidylglycerol synthase domain-containing protein, translated as MIKKILRWFILGGTLFFLGKTLKDNWLGVTSIRIDAVGWAILGIATGVTLLAHTWAGWIWTWVLQELNEPVSISEFIQVYLKTNIAKYLPGNVWHYYGRILAAKNANVSAGAATLSVLLEPLLMAAAALIIVVLFGSQFAVNNTNFGVQILQLVSLGIVLSSLHPWVLNPVIRFLYKLKSKKSNSENQPISSLNIKRYPLKPLLGELVFLGLRGTGFILTMFALGSLNLSHIPLLLGAFSFAWVLGLVVPGAPGGIGVFEATALTILQYHFPTALVISAIALYRLISILAEIAGATLASLDERRAN; from the coding sequence ATGATCAAAAAAATTTTACGTTGGTTTATTTTGGGGGGGACGCTGTTTTTTTTAGGAAAAACACTGAAGGATAATTGGTTAGGAGTAACTTCTATCCGTATTGATGCGGTAGGATGGGCAATTTTAGGAATTGCTACAGGTGTAACTTTACTTGCACATACGTGGGCTGGTTGGATATGGACTTGGGTGTTACAAGAGTTAAATGAACCTGTATCAATTTCTGAGTTTATCCAAGTTTATCTGAAGACGAATATAGCTAAGTATTTACCTGGTAATGTTTGGCACTACTACGGACGAATTTTAGCGGCTAAAAATGCTAATGTTTCTGCTGGTGCAGCGACTTTAAGTGTATTGCTAGAACCGCTACTTATGGCAGCTGCGGCTTTAATTATTGTTGTTTTATTCGGTAGTCAATTTGCAGTTAATAATACTAATTTCGGAGTGCAAATTCTGCAATTGGTGAGTTTAGGTATTGTATTGAGTTCGCTTCATCCTTGGGTTTTGAATCCAGTAATTCGCTTTTTATATAAATTAAAGTCCAAAAAATCTAATTCTGAAAATCAGCCTATTAGTAGTTTAAATATTAAACGCTATCCTCTAAAGCCGTTGTTAGGAGAATTGGTTTTTTTAGGACTGCGTGGAACTGGGTTTATATTAACTATGTTTGCTCTGGGTTCGTTAAACTTGAGCCACATTCCTTTATTATTGGGTGCTTTTAGTTTTGCTTGGGTTTTAGGTTTGGTTGTTCCCGGTGCGCCTGGTGGAATAGGCGTGTTTGAAGCTACAGCACTGACAATTTTACAGTATCACTTCCCAACTGCTTTAGTAATTAGTGCGATCGCTCTCTATCGTCTCATTAGCATCTTAGCTGAAATCGCCGGCGCTACTTTAGCTTCCCTCGATGAACGTCGTGCTAATTAG
- the larC gene encoding nickel pincer cofactor biosynthesis protein LarC, which yields MTKIAYFQCPTGISGDMCLGSLISLGVPLEYLVAKLNNLGIEQEYQLRAELVHRQTQEATKIHVDLLHHHHHHEHNHQHGRHLPEIEKMILKAKLPSQAEAWSLAVFRQLALAEGAVHGIEPEKVHFHEVGAVDAIVDIVGTCLGLDWLGIDSNQEGLPLIYCSPFPTGGGTVRAAHGQMAVPVPAVLKLWEMRSCPVYSNGIDRELVTPTGAAITTTLARSFGSPPPMTLKKVGLGAGSLDLPVPNILRLWLGETTNSQTNIPDFTDTSPHLETISVLETQIDDLNPQAVGYVFEALFAAGAVDVFTQPIGMKKSRPGILLTVICHSEQLASCESVLFRETTTLGIRRTSGKRHILQREIQEVETPYGMVRVKVAWKGQATEKNITNVQPEYEDCADLARKHNIPWLEVQRLALHNWYLEKKYDQKTQINADKRR from the coding sequence ATGACTAAAATTGCTTATTTTCAATGTCCAACAGGTATTTCCGGTGATATGTGCCTGGGTTCCTTAATAAGTTTGGGTGTTCCCTTAGAGTATTTAGTGGCAAAACTCAACAATTTGGGAATTGAGCAAGAATACCAATTACGGGCAGAACTTGTTCATCGACAAACTCAGGAAGCAACGAAAATCCATGTAGATTTATTACATCACCATCACCACCACGAACACAATCACCAACATGGTCGCCACCTCCCAGAAATAGAAAAGATGATTCTCAAAGCCAAGTTACCATCACAGGCGGAAGCTTGGAGTTTAGCTGTATTCCGCCAGTTAGCATTGGCAGAGGGGGCTGTCCACGGCATTGAACCTGAAAAAGTTCATTTCCATGAAGTGGGTGCTGTAGACGCGATTGTGGATATTGTTGGTACTTGCTTGGGGTTAGATTGGTTGGGTATCGATAGCAATCAGGAAGGATTACCCCTCATCTATTGCTCACCATTTCCGACTGGTGGGGGAACTGTTCGGGCTGCACATGGTCAAATGGCAGTACCAGTACCCGCAGTATTAAAACTTTGGGAAATGCGGAGTTGTCCAGTTTATAGCAACGGTATTGACAGAGAACTGGTGACACCGACAGGGGCTGCGATCACTACTACTTTAGCAAGAAGTTTTGGTTCACCACCCCCAATGACCCTCAAAAAAGTGGGACTAGGAGCAGGTTCCCTTGACTTACCCGTTCCTAATATACTACGCCTCTGGCTCGGTGAAACTACGAATTCACAGACAAATATTCCTGATTTTACGGATACTAGTCCGCATTTAGAAACAATTTCTGTACTAGAAACCCAAATTGATGACTTAAATCCCCAAGCTGTTGGCTATGTGTTTGAGGCTTTATTTGCTGCTGGTGCAGTTGATGTCTTTACTCAACCGATAGGAATGAAAAAATCTCGTCCAGGGATTTTGTTAACTGTCATTTGTCATTCAGAACAATTAGCCAGTTGTGAAAGTGTTTTATTCCGTGAAACTACTACTTTAGGAATTCGTCGAACTTCTGGAAAACGCCACATTTTACAACGGGAAATTCAAGAAGTGGAAACACCTTATGGCATGGTGCGTGTTAAAGTGGCGTGGAAAGGACAAGCAACAGAAAAAAATATTACTAATGTACAGCCAGAATATGAAGATTGTGCAGATTTAGCACGAAAACACAATATTCCCTGGCTGGAAGTTCAACGCTTGGCGCTACATAATTGGTATTTGGAGAAAAAATATGATCAAAAAACGCAGATAAACGCAGATAAACGCAGATAA